One window of Kosakonia cowanii JCM 10956 = DSM 18146 genomic DNA carries:
- the ppnN gene encoding nucleotide 5'-monophosphate nucleosidase PpnN, with product MITHISPLGSMDMLSQLEVDMLKRTASSDLYQLFRNCSLAVLNSGSQTDSSKELLSRNESFDINVLRRERGVKLELINPPEEAFVDGRLIRALQANLFAVLRDILFVNGQIHNAGRFQHLDMESSTHITNLVFSILRNARALHVGEAPSMVVCWGGHSINETEYLYARRVGTQLGLRELNICTGCGPGAMEAPMKGAAVGHAQQRYKEGRFIGMTEPSIIAAEPPNPLVNELIIMPDIEKRLEAFVRIAHGIIIFPGGVGTAEELLYLLGILMNPANKNQVLPLILTGPKESADYFRVLDEFIVNTLGEAARRHYTIIINDAAEVARQMKKAMPQVKENRRETGDAYSFNWSIRIAPDLQVPFEPTHENMANLKLYPDQPVEVLAADLRRAFSGIVAGNVKEHGIRAIETFGPYKIHGDSDMMRRMDDLLQGFVAQHRMKLPGSAYIPCYEICA from the coding sequence TTGATTACACATATTAGCCCGCTTGGCTCGATGGATATGTTGTCGCAGCTGGAAGTCGATATGCTTAAACGCACGGCCAGCAGCGACCTGTATCAACTGTTTCGCAACTGTTCGCTCGCTGTACTGAACTCAGGGAGCCAGACCGACAGCAGCAAAGAGCTGCTCTCCCGTAACGAAAGTTTTGATATCAACGTTTTGCGCCGTGAACGCGGCGTCAAGCTGGAGTTGATTAACCCACCGGAAGAGGCGTTTGTCGACGGGCGTCTGATCCGCGCGCTACAGGCCAACCTGTTTGCCGTGCTGCGCGATATCCTGTTTGTGAACGGCCAGATCCATAACGCCGGGCGCTTTCAGCATCTTGATATGGAGAGTTCGACCCATATCACCAACCTGGTCTTCTCAATTCTGCGTAACGCCCGTGCCCTGCACGTCGGCGAAGCGCCGAGCATGGTGGTCTGCTGGGGCGGCCACTCGATCAACGAAACCGAGTACCTCTACGCACGCCGCGTCGGCACCCAGCTTGGCCTGCGCGAGCTGAATATCTGTACCGGCTGCGGGCCGGGAGCAATGGAAGCGCCGATGAAGGGCGCAGCGGTCGGCCACGCGCAGCAGCGTTATAAAGAGGGGCGTTTTATCGGCATGACCGAACCATCGATCATCGCCGCAGAGCCGCCAAACCCGCTGGTTAACGAGCTGATTATCATGCCGGACATTGAAAAGCGTCTGGAAGCGTTTGTGCGTATCGCCCACGGCATCATTATCTTCCCGGGCGGCGTCGGCACGGCGGAAGAGTTGCTCTACCTGCTGGGTATTCTGATGAACCCGGCGAACAAAAATCAGGTGCTGCCGCTGATCCTCACCGGGCCGAAAGAGAGCGCCGACTACTTCCGCGTGCTGGATGAATTTATCGTCAACACGCTGGGCGAAGCCGCGCGCCGTCACTACACCATCATCATCAACGATGCGGCCGAAGTGGCGCGCCAGATGAAAAAGGCGATGCCGCAGGTGAAAGAGAATCGTCGCGAAACCGGCGATGCCTACAGCTTCAACTGGTCGATTCGCATTGCGCCGGATCTGCAGGTGCCGTTCGAGCCGACCCATGAAAATATGGCCAACCTGAAGCTCTACCCGGATCAACCCGTCGAAGTGCTGGCGGCGGATCTGCGTCGCGCCTTCTCCGGCATTGTGGCGGGTAACGTTAAAGAGCACGGCATTCGTGCGATTGAAACGTTTGGCCCTTACAAAATTCATGGCGACAGCGACATGATGCGCCGGATGGATGATCTGCTGCAGGGCTTTGTCGCCCAGCACCGTATGAAACTCCCCGGATCGGCCTATATCCCCTGCTACGAAATCTGCGCCTGA
- the queF gene encoding NADPH-dependent 7-cyano-7-deazaguanine reductase QueF (Catalyzes the NADPH-dependent reduction of 7-cyano-7-deazaguanine (preQ0) to 7-aminomethyl-7-deazaguanine (preQ1) in queuosine biosynthesis): MSSYDNHQALSGLTLGKTTDYRDTYDASLLQGVPRSLNRDPLGLKADNLPFHGADIWTLYELSWLNANGLPQVAVGQVELDYASLNLVESKSFKLYLNSFNQTRFASWDEVRSTLQRDLSACAQGAVSVTLYRVDELEGQPVARFAGLCIDDQDIAIDNYEFDAALLTDAAHGEVVEETLVSHLLKSNCLITHQPDWGSVQIQYRGAQIDREKLLRYLVSFRHHNEFHEQCVERIFTDIQRFCQPESLSVYARYTRRGGLDINPWRSNTDFVPATGRLARQ; encoded by the coding sequence ATGTCTTCTTATGATAACCACCAGGCGCTTTCGGGCCTGACGCTGGGCAAAACCACCGACTACCGCGACACCTATGACGCCAGCCTGCTGCAAGGCGTGCCGCGCTCCCTCAACCGCGATCCCCTTGGGCTGAAGGCTGATAACCTCCCCTTTCACGGCGCGGATATCTGGACGCTGTATGAGCTCTCCTGGCTCAATGCCAACGGGCTGCCGCAGGTCGCGGTCGGCCAGGTGGAACTGGATTACGCCAGCCTCAATCTGGTGGAGTCTAAAAGTTTTAAACTCTATCTCAACAGCTTTAACCAGACCCGTTTCGCCAGTTGGGATGAAGTACGCAGCACCTTGCAACGCGATCTCAGCGCCTGCGCGCAGGGTGCGGTAAGCGTCACGCTCTACCGCGTCGATGAGCTGGAAGGCCAGCCGGTTGCCCGCTTTGCTGGCCTCTGCATCGACGATCAGGATATCGCTATTGATAACTATGAGTTTGATGCTGCGCTGTTGACCGACGCCGCGCATGGCGAAGTGGTGGAAGAGACACTGGTTAGCCATCTGCTGAAATCCAACTGTCTGATTACCCACCAGCCGGACTGGGGCTCGGTGCAGATCCAGTATCGCGGGGCGCAAATCGACCGGGAAAAACTGCTGCGCTATCTGGTGTCGTTCCGCCATCATAATGAGTTTCACGAGCAGTGCGTTGAGCGCATCTTTACGGATATTCAGCGCTTCTGCCAGCCGGAATCCCTCAGCGTATACGCGCGCTACACCCGACGCGGCGGCCTCGATATCAACCCGTGGCGCAGCAATACAGACTTCGTTCCGGCAACCGGGCGGCTGGCGCGCCAGTAA
- the syd gene encoding SecY-interacting protein: MEKETAQALKAFTERYCDAWHAAHGSWPQSEDLYGVPSPCIISSTDDAVFWQPQPFTAQQNVHPVEQAMEIVVQPPIHAFYTTQFAGDMGARLGDISLTLLQTWSEADFVRVQENLIGHLVTQKRLKLSPTLFIATLESELDVISVCNLSGEVMQETLGTRKRTRLASDLPDFLTQLQPVV, translated from the coding sequence GTGGAAAAAGAGACGGCTCAGGCGCTGAAAGCCTTTACGGAACGTTATTGCGATGCGTGGCATGCGGCGCACGGCAGTTGGCCGCAGAGTGAAGATCTGTATGGCGTCCCTTCGCCCTGCATTATCTCTTCTACCGACGATGCCGTTTTCTGGCAGCCGCAGCCCTTTACGGCGCAGCAGAACGTCCACCCCGTTGAACAGGCGATGGAGATTGTGGTACAACCGCCGATCCATGCCTTCTATACCACGCAGTTTGCCGGTGATATGGGCGCGCGGTTGGGGGATATCAGCCTGACGCTGCTGCAAACCTGGAGCGAAGCGGATTTTGTCCGGGTACAGGAAAATCTGATTGGGCACCTGGTGACGCAGAAAAGGCTCAAATTATCGCCTACACTTTTTATTGCCACGCTTGAGAGCGAGCTGGACGTCATCTCGGTGTGTAACCTGAGCGGTGAGGTGATGCAGGAGACGCTCGGTACGCGCAAACGCACGCGTCTGGCCAGCGATCTGCCCGATTTCCTCACTCAGCTACAACCCGTCGTGTAA
- a CDS encoding YqcC family protein has product MTQHQRVRQQLQLIEAQLREHDLWQTTAPALSAFESTQPFCMDTLAPFEWLQWVLIPRMHALLDSKQALPQAFAIAPYYEMALEATHPSRDAMLVHLQQLDALFSDENH; this is encoded by the coding sequence ATGACTCAACATCAACGCGTGCGCCAGCAGCTTCAGCTGATTGAAGCGCAGCTGCGCGAGCACGATCTCTGGCAAACCACTGCCCCGGCGCTGAGCGCCTTTGAAAGCACGCAACCCTTCTGCATGGACACCCTCGCACCCTTTGAGTGGCTGCAGTGGGTGCTGATCCCTCGTATGCACGCGCTGCTCGACAGCAAGCAGGCGCTGCCGCAGGCGTTTGCTATCGCGCCCTATTACGAAATGGCCCTTGAGGCGACACACCCCTCCCGCGATGCGATGCTGGTTCATCTCCAGCAGCTTGACGCGCTGTTTAGCGACGAAAACCACTGA
- the truC gene encoding tRNA pseudouridine(65) synthase TruC, with product MLEIIYQDEWLVAVNKPSGWLVHRSWLDRDEKVVVMQTVRDQIGQHVFTAHRLDRPTSGVLLMGLSSEAGRRLSQQFEQHQMQKRYHAIVRGWLMEEALLDYPLVEELDKVADKFARTDKDPQPAVTHYRGLATTELPVAISKFPSTRYGLVELEPKTGRKHQLRRHLSHLRHPIIGDSKHGDLRQNRSAAAHFGLNRLMLHASQLSLTHPFTGEALTLRAGFDAVWMQALDQFGWRGLLPENERVEFSGLSGQDEGNLESRKE from the coding sequence ATGCTGGAGATAATCTACCAGGATGAGTGGCTGGTCGCCGTCAACAAACCCTCCGGCTGGCTGGTGCACCGCAGCTGGCTCGACCGCGACGAAAAAGTGGTGGTGATGCAGACCGTGCGCGACCAGATTGGTCAGCATGTCTTTACCGCCCATCGTCTCGACAGGCCGACTTCTGGCGTCCTGCTGATGGGGCTCTCCAGCGAAGCGGGGCGGCGTTTATCCCAGCAGTTTGAACAGCACCAGATGCAGAAGCGCTACCACGCGATTGTGCGCGGCTGGCTGATGGAGGAGGCATTGCTCGACTATCCATTGGTCGAGGAGCTGGACAAAGTAGCGGATAAATTCGCCCGCACCGATAAAGATCCGCAGCCTGCCGTAACCCACTATCGCGGCCTTGCGACGACCGAATTACCGGTTGCGATTAGTAAGTTTCCCTCTACGCGCTATGGGCTGGTCGAGCTGGAGCCGAAAACCGGACGCAAACACCAGCTTCGCCGCCATCTCTCCCATCTGCGCCATCCGATTATTGGTGACAGCAAGCATGGCGATCTGCGGCAAAACCGCAGCGCGGCGGCGCATTTCGGCCTCAACCGCCTGATGCTGCACGCCAGCCAGTTAAGCCTTACGCACCCGTTTACCGGCGAGGCGCTAACCCTGCGCGCCGGCTTCGATGCGGTATGGATGCAGGCGCTGGATCAGTTCGGCTGGCGCGGCCTTCTCCCTGAGAATGAAAGGGTTGAGTTTAGCGGCCTCAGCGGTCAGGATGAGGGCAATCTGGAATCACGCAAGGAGTGA
- a CDS encoding flavodoxin, giving the protein MANIGIFVGTMYGNSLLVAEEAQAILEAQGHTAKVYEDPEAAQWEGNKGNYALVVTSTTGQGDLPDSIAPLFHYLRDTIGYQPELRYGVIALGDSTYSHFCGGGKKFDALLQEQGAQRIGEVLLIDASEDPEPESVSNPWVEQWASLLK; this is encoded by the coding sequence ATGGCGAATATAGGCATTTTTGTCGGCACGATGTACGGCAATTCGCTGCTGGTAGCGGAAGAAGCGCAGGCGATTTTGGAAGCCCAGGGCCATACGGCAAAGGTGTATGAAGATCCCGAAGCGGCGCAGTGGGAGGGCAACAAAGGCAACTATGCGCTGGTAGTCACCTCTACCACCGGCCAGGGCGATCTGCCGGACAGCATCGCGCCGCTGTTTCACTACCTGCGCGACACCATCGGCTATCAGCCCGAACTGCGCTACGGCGTGATTGCACTGGGCGACAGCACCTACAGCCACTTCTGCGGCGGCGGGAAAAAATTTGATGCGCTGTTGCAGGAGCAGGGCGCGCAGCGCATCGGCGAAGTGCTGCTGATTGATGCCAGCGAAGATCCGGAGCCAGAAAGCGTCTCCAACCCGTGGGTTGAGCAGTGGGCAAGCCTGCTGAAATAG
- a CDS encoding MFS transporter, with the protein MSALSQAASGAEKRTNARYWIVVMLFIVTSFNYGDRATLSIAGSEMSKAIGLDPVGMGYVFSAFSWAYVIGQIPGGWLLDRFGSKRVYFWSIFTWSLFTLLQGFVDLFSGFGIIIALFTLRFMVGLAEAPSFPGNSRIVAAWFPAQERGTAVAIFNSAQYFATVIFAPIMGWLTHEVGWSHVFFFMGGLGIFISFLWLKMIHEPNQHPGVNKKELEYIAEGGALINMDLKNNQQKVPFSQKWGQVKQLLASRMMIGVYLGQYCINALTYFFITWFPVYLVQARGMSILKAGFVASIPAICGFVGGVLGGVISDWLMRRYGSLNVARKTPIVLGMLLSMSMVFCNYTDSETLIIAFMALAFFGKGIGALGWAVMADTAPKEISGLSGGLFNMFGNISGIVTPIAIGYIVGTTGSFNGALIYVGVHALVAVLSYLVLVGNIKRIELKPVTGRE; encoded by the coding sequence ATGAGTGCATTAAGCCAGGCGGCGAGCGGCGCTGAAAAGCGCACTAACGCCCGCTACTGGATCGTGGTGATGCTATTTATCGTCACATCCTTCAACTACGGCGATCGCGCTACGCTATCGATTGCTGGCTCGGAAATGTCCAAGGCTATCGGCCTTGATCCTGTCGGTATGGGCTATGTCTTCTCCGCCTTCTCCTGGGCCTATGTCATCGGCCAGATCCCGGGCGGCTGGCTGCTTGACCGCTTCGGCTCGAAACGCGTCTACTTCTGGTCCATCTTCACCTGGTCGCTCTTTACCCTGCTGCAAGGGTTCGTCGATCTCTTCAGCGGCTTTGGCATCATCATCGCGCTCTTTACGCTGCGCTTTATGGTCGGCCTGGCAGAAGCCCCCTCGTTTCCGGGCAACAGCCGCATCGTTGCCGCCTGGTTCCCGGCGCAGGAGCGCGGCACGGCAGTCGCCATCTTCAACTCCGCGCAGTACTTCGCCACGGTGATCTTCGCGCCGATCATGGGCTGGCTAACCCATGAAGTGGGCTGGTCGCACGTCTTCTTCTTTATGGGCGGGCTTGGGATCTTCATCAGCTTCCTGTGGCTGAAAATGATCCACGAGCCGAACCAGCATCCGGGCGTCAACAAAAAGGAGCTGGAGTACATCGCCGAGGGCGGCGCGCTGATCAATATGGATCTGAAAAACAATCAGCAGAAAGTGCCCTTTTCGCAGAAGTGGGGCCAGGTCAAACAGCTGCTCGCCTCACGCATGATGATCGGCGTTTATCTCGGGCAGTACTGCATTAACGCCTTAACTTACTTCTTTATCACCTGGTTCCCGGTCTATCTGGTGCAGGCGCGCGGCATGTCGATCCTGAAAGCGGGCTTTGTCGCCTCGATCCCGGCGATCTGCGGCTTTGTCGGCGGCGTGCTTGGTGGGGTGATCTCCGACTGGTTAATGCGCCGCTACGGATCGCTGAACGTGGCGCGTAAAACGCCCATCGTGCTGGGCATGCTGCTCTCGATGAGTATGGTGTTCTGTAACTACACCGATTCGGAAACCCTGATTATTGCCTTTATGGCGCTGGCCTTCTTTGGCAAAGGGATCGGTGCGCTCGGTTGGGCAGTGATGGCGGATACTGCGCCGAAAGAGATCAGCGGCCTGAGCGGCGGCCTGTTTAATATGTTCGGCAATATCTCCGGCATCGTCACGCCGATTGCGATTGGCTACATCGTCGGCACCACCGGCTCGTTTAACGGCGCGCTGATTTACGTTGGCGTTCATGCGCTGGTGGCGGTGCTCAGTTACCTGGTGCTGGTGGGCAATATCAAACGCATCGAACTTAAACCCGTAACAGGACGCGAATGA
- a CDS encoding enolase C-terminal domain-like protein yields MNTQATPVITDMKVIPVAGHDSMLMNIGGAHNAYFTRNIVVLTDSAGQTGVGEAPGGEVIYQTLVDATPMVVGQEIARLNKVVQRVHKGNQAADFDTFGNGAWTFELRVNAVAALEAALLDLLGKTLNVPVCELLGPGKQRDAVTVLGYLFYVGDRTKTDLPYLDATPGSHEWYRLRHQEAMSSEAVVRLAEASQDRYGFKDFKLKGGVLPGEKEIDTVRALKKRFPDARITVDPNGAWLLDEAIRLCKGLNDVLTYAEDPCGAEQGFSGREVMAEFRRATGLPVATNMIATNWREMGHAVMLNAVDIPLADPHFWTLSGAVRVAQLCDDWGLTWGCHSNNHFDISLAMFTHVAAAAPGTPTAIDTHWIWQEGDARLTKEPLQIREGKITVPDAPGLGVELDWAQIEKAHALYKTLPGGARNDAGPMQYLIPGWTFDKKRPVFGRH; encoded by the coding sequence ATGAATACACAAGCCACGCCCGTCATCACCGACATGAAGGTGATCCCGGTTGCCGGGCACGACAGCATGCTGATGAATATCGGCGGCGCGCATAACGCTTACTTCACCCGCAATATCGTGGTGCTGACGGACAGCGCCGGGCAGACCGGCGTAGGTGAAGCGCCGGGTGGAGAGGTGATCTATCAAACACTGGTCGATGCCACGCCAATGGTGGTGGGACAAGAGATCGCCCGGCTGAACAAAGTGGTGCAGCGGGTGCACAAAGGCAACCAGGCGGCGGATTTCGACACCTTCGGCAACGGCGCGTGGACCTTTGAACTGCGCGTTAACGCCGTCGCGGCGCTGGAGGCGGCGCTGCTCGATCTGCTCGGCAAAACCCTGAATGTCCCGGTGTGCGAACTGCTGGGGCCGGGCAAACAGCGCGATGCCGTTACCGTGCTCGGCTACCTCTTCTATGTCGGCGATCGCACGAAAACCGATTTGCCCTATCTGGATGCGACGCCGGGCAGCCATGAGTGGTACCGGCTGCGCCATCAGGAGGCGATGAGCAGCGAAGCGGTGGTGCGCCTTGCCGAAGCGTCGCAGGATCGTTACGGCTTTAAAGATTTCAAACTGAAGGGCGGCGTGCTGCCGGGCGAGAAGGAGATCGATACCGTGCGCGCGCTGAAAAAACGCTTCCCCGATGCGCGCATCACCGTCGATCCTAACGGCGCGTGGCTGCTCGACGAAGCTATTCGCCTCTGTAAAGGGCTGAACGATGTGCTGACCTACGCGGAAGATCCCTGCGGCGCGGAGCAGGGTTTCTCCGGGCGTGAAGTGATGGCGGAGTTTCGCCGCGCCACCGGTCTGCCGGTTGCCACCAATATGATCGCCACCAACTGGCGGGAGATGGGCCACGCGGTAATGCTCAACGCGGTCGATATTCCGCTCGCCGATCCGCACTTCTGGACCCTCTCCGGCGCGGTGCGCGTCGCGCAGCTGTGCGACGACTGGGGCTTAACCTGGGGCTGCCACTCCAACAACCATTTCGATATCTCGCTGGCGATGTTTACCCACGTCGCCGCCGCTGCACCAGGCACGCCAACGGCGATTGATACCCACTGGATCTGGCAGGAGGGCGACGCGCGCCTGACGAAAGAACCTTTGCAGATCCGCGAGGGGAAAATCACCGTACCGGACGCGCCGGGTCTTGGCGTTGAGCTGGACTGGGCGCAAATTGAGAAAGCGCACGCACTCTATAAAACCTTGCCTGGCGGCGCGCGCAATGACGCAGGCCCGATGCAGTACCTCATTCCTGGCTGGACGTTTGATAAAAAACGCCCCGTTTTTGGACGGCATTAA
- the gudD gene encoding glucarate dehydratase: MSTYSSTPVVASMQVIPVAGHDSMLMNLSGAHAPFFTRNIVIIKDNAGHTGVGEIPGGEKIRQTLEEAAALVVGKTLGEYKNVLNSVRNTFADRDASGRGLQTFDLRTTIHVVTGIEAAMLDLLGQHLGVNVASLLGEGQQRSEVEMLGYLFFVGDAKKTPLPYQSQPDDACDWYRIRHEEAMTPDRVVRLAEAAYEKYGFNDFKLKGGVLAGMEEAEAIAALAKRFPQARVTLDPNGAWSLDEAIAIGKQLKGVLAYAEDPCGAEQGFSGREVMAEFRRATGLPTATNMIATDWRQMGHTLSLQSVDIPLADPHFWTMQGSVRVAQMCHEFGLTWGSHSNNHFDISLAMFTHVAAAAPGKITAIDTHWIWQEGNQRLTKAPFEIKGGMVQVPTTPGLGVELDMDQVMKANELYQKHGLGARDDAMGMQYLIPDWKFDNKRPCMVR, encoded by the coding sequence ATGAGTACTTACAGTTCCACGCCCGTTGTGGCATCGATGCAGGTTATTCCCGTTGCCGGTCACGACAGCATGTTGATGAACCTGAGCGGGGCGCACGCGCCTTTCTTCACCCGCAATATCGTGATCATTAAAGATAACGCCGGTCATACCGGGGTTGGCGAAATCCCCGGCGGGGAGAAGATCCGCCAGACGCTGGAGGAGGCCGCTGCGCTGGTGGTCGGTAAAACGCTTGGCGAATACAAAAATGTGCTCAACAGCGTGCGCAACACCTTTGCCGACCGCGATGCCAGCGGGCGCGGGCTGCAGACCTTCGATCTGCGCACCACCATTCATGTGGTCACCGGTATCGAAGCGGCGATGCTCGATCTGCTCGGTCAACACCTTGGCGTGAACGTTGCCTCCCTGCTCGGCGAAGGCCAGCAGCGCAGCGAAGTGGAGATGCTCGGTTACCTCTTCTTTGTCGGCGATGCCAAAAAGACGCCCCTGCCTTACCAGAGCCAGCCCGACGATGCGTGCGACTGGTATCGCATCCGCCATGAAGAGGCGATGACGCCGGATCGCGTGGTGCGCCTGGCGGAAGCGGCTTATGAGAAATATGGCTTTAACGACTTCAAACTGAAGGGCGGCGTGCTGGCCGGGATGGAAGAGGCAGAAGCGATTGCCGCGCTGGCAAAACGTTTCCCGCAGGCGCGCGTCACCCTCGATCCGAACGGCGCGTGGTCGCTCGATGAGGCGATCGCCATCGGCAAGCAGCTGAAAGGTGTGCTCGCCTACGCTGAAGATCCGTGCGGGGCCGAGCAGGGCTTCTCCGGGCGTGAAGTGATGGCGGAGTTCCGCCGCGCCACCGGTCTGCCGACCGCCACCAATATGATCGCCACCGACTGGCGGCAGATGGGCCACACCCTGTCGCTGCAATCGGTCGATATTCCGCTGGCCGATCCGCACTTCTGGACCATGCAGGGCTCGGTGCGCGTGGCGCAGATGTGCCATGAGTTTGGCCTCACCTGGGGTTCGCACTCCAATAACCACTTTGATATTTCACTGGCGATGTTCACCCATGTCGCTGCCGCTGCGCCGGGCAAGATCACCGCCATCGACACTCACTGGATCTGGCAGGAGGGCAACCAGCGCCTGACCAAAGCGCCGTTTGAAATCAAAGGCGGAATGGTGCAGGTGCCGACCACGCCGGGTCTCGGCGTTGAGCTGGATATGGATCAGGTGATGAAGGCTAACGAGTTGTACCAAAAGCATGGGCTCGGCGCGCGCGACGATGCGATGGGCATGCAGTACCTGATCCCCGACTGGAAATTCGATAACAAGCGTCCCTGCATGGTGCGTTAA
- a CDS encoding glycerate kinase, translated as MKIVIAPDSYKESLTALEVATAIEAGFSEVYPNAEYVKIPVADGGEGTVEAMVAATQGRVVKVTVKGPLGEEADAFYGLSGDEQSAFIEMAAASGLERVPTAKRDPLITTSWGTGELIRHALDAGVKQIIIGIGGSATNDGGAGMVQALGAKLLDEQGEQIATGGAALERLARIDIGELDCRLAQCRIDVACDVTNPLTGKEGASAVFGPQKGATPEMITRLDKALAHYAQIIARDLDCDVLTLSGGGAAGGMGAALYAFCGAELRQGIEIVTDALALDKHVADADLVITGEGRIDSQTVHGKVPVGVAKVAKRYDIPVIGIAGSLTADVGVVHEHGIDAVFSVIYSICSLDEALANAGENVRLTARNVAAVLKAGQGLR; from the coding sequence ATGAAAATTGTCATCGCACCGGACTCCTACAAAGAGAGTTTAACGGCCCTGGAGGTGGCGACCGCCATTGAAGCGGGGTTTAGCGAGGTGTACCCCAACGCTGAGTACGTGAAAATCCCGGTGGCGGACGGCGGGGAAGGGACGGTAGAAGCGATGGTCGCCGCCACCCAGGGGCGGGTGGTGAAGGTGACGGTTAAAGGGCCGCTCGGCGAGGAGGCCGACGCCTTTTATGGCCTCTCCGGCGATGAGCAATCGGCGTTTATCGAAATGGCGGCAGCAAGCGGGCTGGAGCGCGTGCCCACGGCGAAGCGCGATCCGTTAATCACCACCTCATGGGGAACCGGGGAGCTGATCCGCCATGCGCTGGATGCGGGCGTGAAACAGATCATTATCGGCATTGGCGGCAGCGCGACCAACGATGGCGGCGCAGGCATGGTGCAGGCGCTGGGTGCAAAGCTTCTTGATGAGCAGGGGGAGCAGATCGCCACAGGCGGCGCGGCGCTGGAGCGCCTGGCGCGTATTGATATTGGCGAGCTGGATTGTCGCCTGGCGCAGTGCCGGATTGATGTGGCCTGCGATGTCACCAATCCGCTTACCGGTAAAGAGGGAGCCTCGGCGGTGTTCGGCCCGCAAAAAGGGGCGACGCCGGAGATGATCACGCGGCTGGATAAGGCGCTGGCGCACTACGCGCAGATTATTGCCCGCGATCTCGATTGCGATGTGTTAACGCTCTCCGGCGGCGGCGCGGCGGGTGGCATGGGCGCGGCGTTGTACGCTTTTTGCGGAGCCGAGCTGCGCCAGGGGATTGAGATTGTGACCGATGCGCTGGCGCTGGATAAGCACGTGGCCGATGCGGATCTGGTGATCACCGGCGAAGGGCGAATCGACAGCCAGACCGTGCACGGTAAAGTGCCGGTCGGCGTGGCGAAGGTCGCCAAACGGTATGATATTCCGGTGATCGGCATTGCCGGCAGTTTGACCGCCGATGTTGGTGTGGTGCACGAGCACGGCATCGACGCGGTGTTCAGCGTGATTTACAGCATCTGTTCCCTCGACGAGGCATTAGCCAACGCCGGGGAGAATGTGCGCCTCACCGCGCGCAATGTGGCGGCGGTATTAAAAGCGGGGCAGGGGTTACGGTAA